GGTTACCTATCGTTCCGtccaaatataataatttaaatttaaattttatatttatattaagaaGTTCACTAGTAGGTACataaacaaaattttaaatccATTTATCAATATCTAATGTTGTTATCTTGAATTTAAAACTCATAAAGTTGAAAAGCAATAGCTTGTGACAAATAGGATAGCATTTTTTCATAGtcatgatgaaaataaaaagttgCCACAGGTCCAAAATACTAACATGGTATTGAAATGGATAAATAGAATACATTTCAACCTAATTTATTCAATCGAAAATAACAAGGAGACAAGCCGGAAGGCTCAAAGTTTGTGCAGAATTATCTGAGCCCCATACTGAGGCTTCATAACGAGTGTGAGATTAGGAGCATGAATGTAGGAAGGAGAAAGCTCAAACCAAAAGCGCTGTAGAATTGATGATAAAACCAGCTTAGCTTCCACCATACCAAAGTTGTTACCGACGCACATTCGAGGACCCCAACCGAAGGGGAAATACATCTGCTCTTTTGCAGCTTTAGATACTCCTTCTGAGAACCTCTCTGGATTGAACGTCAATGCATCCTCTCCCCATACTTGTGGATCCCGATGTATTAGATATATAGGCACAAACATTTGTACTCCTGGCGGAATTGTCATGTCTCCCAATTTTGTGCTCTTTGATGTACTTCGCATAAGGGTGAGTGCTGGATATAATCTCAACACCTCTTGGAAGATCATGTTCATCTAGTAGCACAACacacaaataattaattaattgttacTCATCCGTGTCCAGTCAaattatatagtatatatagaGTTTGTCTATACTTACTATTTTTAGTTGATTCAAGTCCTCAAACTTTGGTTTGTTTTTCCCAATGACTTGAAACACTTCATTCCTAGCTTTGTCTTGCCACTCAGGGTGCATGCTCAAGACAACCAATGTCCAAGAGAGCAAAGCTGTGGTTGTATCTTGTCCTGCAAGGTAGAATTCTTTACATTCTTCAATCACATCATGGGTTGATAGTCCTCCTTTAAGGAGTAACCCTAAAATATCATCATTGTTTGACACTCCTCTACGCACGGCGTCTTCTcgcttctctattattcctcttATCAATGATATAACTTTCTTGTGGATGTACCATGCTTTTCTGTTTGATGCTGTTGGAAAGAATCTGCGCGTGCGAAAAATCAAACAGGTTATGACTTGCGAACCTAGCTataaagtatatatatttttgaagagtctcCACAACGTAAAATATATACTCACCTTAGTAAGGGAAAGAAAAGGGTGAATGGAGAAGCCAAAATAAGCTCACACTGCTCCTTTTGAAGTAGGAAAATGGACCTTCCTTCTTCAATATTGCTACCAAATGCAGCCCTTGATATAACATCTCCACCTACGTTAAGAAACTCGTCTGCCACATCCAACTCACAACTTCCTTTTTTGTTAACCAATTCCTCCCATCTATTTATCAGTTCATCACAACACTCACAAAATGCTGGGAACAGCCTCTGTACGTCACACAAACAAACATATGTAACTAAGTATTAAGAATTTAATCAATTAAATTCAATAAGTAATTATACCTTTATCTTCTCTACATGAAAAGCAGGGTTAAGTATCTTTCTGTGGGTGTCCCATTTTTTACCGTTGTAACTAGCAAGTCCAGTAACAAACATGTCGATGAAAGCATTGGATTCACACTTCTGGAATTCATTATATCTGTTCACCACTTCTTTAACTAGCTTTGGATCTGTTACGGTCACTCGAGGCGTCGGTCCAGCCCACACCACAAATATTTTCTCTGCATCATCACATTAGTTAGTATATATATGGT
This Solanum dulcamara chromosome 8, daSolDulc1.2, whole genome shotgun sequence DNA region includes the following protein-coding sequences:
- the LOC129901451 gene encoding cytochrome P450 CYP72A616-like — translated: MAAATIIGAIVGILVAYFCGKVLYTIWWWPKMIEKKLKKEGIHGEPYKLLFGNLKEMTKMSREAKKQSLLNHDIVPWASPFLVHLSNTYKKIFVVWAGPTPRVTVTDPKLVKEVVNRYNEFQKCESNAFIDMFVTGLASYNGKKWDTHRKILNPAFHVEKIKRLFPAFCECCDELINRWEELVNKKGSCELDVADEFLNVGGDVISRAAFGSNIEEGRSIFLLQKEQCELILASPFTLFFPLLRFFPTASNRKAWYIHKKVISLIRGIIEKREDAVRRGVSNNDDILGLLLKGGLSTHDVIEECKEFYLAGQDTTTALLSWTLVVLSMHPEWQDKARNEVFQVIGKNKPKFEDLNQLKIMNMIFQEVLRLYPALTLMRSTSKSTKLGDMTIPPGVQMFVPIYLIHRDPQVWGEDALTFNPERFSEGVSKAAKEQMYFPFGWGPRMCVGNNFGMVEAKLVLSSILQRFWFELSPSYIHAPNLTLVMKPQYGAQIILHKL